The following DNA comes from Bdellovibrio svalbardensis.
ATAACAGTTGGTATAAGAGATTAAGAGGCTGTTCTTTTGAGAGAAGAAAAATGGTGAAGGCCGCGCCAATCTAGTCGAACCAAGCGTATTGAGTGTTTCTAAGACTTATACGACGATTTGGAAGAAGGAAGCAATCGACCTTGCCGAGCTGGCGCAAAAAAGGTGGGTCGAGAAATGGACCATCGAAAAGATCGCTGCCCATATGGGTTGGGGGCGCACTGCTGTGGTTCGGTATTTGGGGAGGCTTAAGGCAAACCCCGATCTTATTTTGGATGGCCGGGTGCGGTCGCATGTGAAGTCACGGAAGTATCGAGTGATGGGTTCTTGATGTTTGACTAAAAGGCGTTGATTTATAGTTAGATGAAGAAAGATCCCTGTCCTGCGAATTTGGTTATCGCGGGAACAGGGGAACTATTTTGATGCCGAGATGCTGTGTGATCTCGGCTGCAGAAGGATTAGAAACTAGTGATTTTAAGCAGACAAAAGACTCATTAAAAAATGTGTTTCGGTTTCACCATCAATTTCAAAGCCCAAGGATTCATATAAACATTTTGCCCGAGTATTAACCTTGAAGACCCCAAGCTTTATCGCAACACCCTTAGCACCATATTTTGCAATAAGATCCTTGATGATTGAGGATCCTAGTTTACGGCCTTGAAACTCTGGAAGGATCAAAATATTAACAATAAAAAGAGTGCCATTTTCCTCATTAAGTTGCAGATAGCCGACTGATTGATTAAAAGCTCGAAGAACTTGAATCTGTCCTGATTCAAAATCTTCCTTAAAAAAACCATCCTGCCTTGTCTCTTCCCAACCCCATATTTTTTCGACATGCGGTCTTAAAGTAATGTGATGTACATTCCTCAGAAATTCATAGTCAGTGAAGTTTGGATTAACGATTTCATATAAAGGCATAATTTATATTTATCCATAAGACGGAGGGTGGTCATCAAAGAAATGAATCCCGGCAGGGCATCATTATCGCGAAGCTTGTAATGTTGGACGCTGGAACGTGGGGACGGGATTTGGAATTTGGTATAAGAGTTAGTACTGTCCCCGCCGCGATGGTCATGAAGACGGGCTTTCTGGGGTGTGTCCTAGGGGTCGGTTGTTTGGGGTGGTTCCAGTCTCCCAAGATGGGGATGGAAATAAAGCCCGTTCAAATGAACGAGCTTTATTGAGCAGTTAACACCCAGAGACTAGTGTTTTAATTCAGTTTAATAAAAAAGTAACAATTGGCAATCACTTGCCCGGCCTTATAAGATCCTTGGTCTTTTGTTGCTTGCCCTTGAAGCATTATATAGTTTTGAAACTTGCGAATGCGAAGTAATAAACTCGAATCATTGGTTGCAGTCCAAGCTCCCATGCGTTTCGTTGCGATCATGTTATTTTGTTGGAGTTGCGTGTACCATCCACTATCTCTATGCAAGCCGGAAAGATCAAGGCCGTCAAATAACTCCGGGTTAACCAGTCCGCTCACTGACGTACTGTTTATAGTATGAAAGACTCCAACATTGAAGTGATTGGGCTGCTCAAAAATAGGTCCCTCAACATTGAGCGGAAAAGAAGTGGCTCCAAAAAGGCTCCCTACAGGAGTATCTGGTTTATCAGAAGTATAGCACCGACCTGAAAACCACCCTTGCACTTCTTTAGCCGATGGAATTGAGCCCTTTGCGAAGTTAGAGTTCAGAAGGTCAAATTTGCTTGCAGCTGAATTGGAAGCGGGGCGAATGGATAGTTTTTTAACGATAGTATCTTCCAGATATTCAGAGATTTGATTGGAGATTTCGTAATTTGAAACTTCAGCAGAATTCTTTTCAAAACCAGCAAGCCCCGCATATTCGTGATGAACCAAAACATATTGATCCGCTTCTGATGTATTCATAAATCTATTAATATTGCAGCTGATGACAGCAACGCCATCAGAAGTCACATAGTTCTTGCAAGTCTTCTCAGCCGCTCCTACAAATACTTTATCTTCTGTACAACTAATTTTCCCGTATTTCATTTGGGTCAACATGTCTGAATTGTATTTATCGAGAGAAAGTTCTTTGCGCAAAATAAGATTTTTTGAGCCGCCGCTCAGAACCCATGAGTTGATATCATCGCGAACAGTGTAAAAGCGATTCTCACATATATCACCACCGTTGCCAACAATACGTGGGCCTGCAAAGCTCTGACTACTGATCGCCAGTAACAGAATGAAAATAAGTTGTTTCACGTTAATCTCCCTTTTTATCCAGTCTGAAAAACTGAATTGATAATTGATAAATTGAATTTTTATTATTGCTATCCTGAGGGTAAAACTGTCTGGCAAAGTCTTGCTGAAATTTGCGCAGAACTTTTTGGGCTTCCTCCGCGCGATCAGCCTCAAAGGCCAAGGTCATATTCAAGAAATCACGCTGCTGCACGGGTTGCTCTTGCAGCGCTTTGCTTGCGACAGTCATAACTTGGCGGTGGTAATTTTTAATTGCTTCTGAAGGCACATCAAAAAGCGTCGAAGACTCTGCATGAGTGGCGATATATGCGCCGTCTTCAAGATGTAAATGTCCCTTATCAACAAGAAGCTTAAGCGCGCTACTTACTAGCCGCAGAGGCAATTGCAACTTCTTGGCAAACCACTCTTCGGTATGTTGGCACTCAGGAAGTTCCGTGAGTTCCAAAAGTGCAAGATAGTACCACTCCGAAAGGGGTTGGAAGTCATCATTACTCATGCGTTGTAACGAGCTCTTTCCTGCTTTGAACTTTTTAAGCTCTTCGCGAGCTGCGGCTCTATCTTTATCGCTGCGAGCATGCGCTGCCCGCACGCTGAGCTGAAACAATTTACTTTCAACGGAAGAAAGTCCCATGTCATAGCAAAGGCTCTGGGCCTTTTCGATCGACATGCCCTTCTTGCCATTTAATACCTCGGACAGCCATGAAGACGTGATCGAAAGATCGCGAGCAAAAGACCTCAAAGAATAGTGGGGATTCTTTTTGATCCTTCGTCCCAGCTCGGAATTCAGATAGTTGATGTGATAACTTTGCTTTGTTTCCATGCACGTGGATCTATCCCAGGGATTTTCTCAAAGCAAGAGGCATGGCGATCATTGTGCTCGCTGAACTAGGTAGGGCGAGCATACTCCAAATAGAGTAGAGATAAGCTGACTACGATCATTGAGATCATATACGGGCTTTAAAAGAGTCAGGGTTCCGGAATTTTGTAAGGTTGGGAGAGACCTTGGAAAGCTGGCAAGAACTAGCAGAATGCAACGCAACACCGGCGCCGCAAGTAACAAGAATTAGTTTCGAAAAATAAGAGGCTGTTCGCTCGGGGGGGAATAAAATGGTGATCGCGGCACGACTCGAACGTGCGACCTATTGCTTAGAAGGCAATTGCTCTATCCAGCTGAGCTACGCGACCACTGCGGAATAATATCGCTGAAGGGGCACAAACTAGCAAATCTATTCCTAAAATCCAAGACCGCGGCCGTACTTTTTAAATATTAATGCAATGTGTTGATTGAGCTCTGGAGGGGGAGGCGCTATGCTTTCAGTTCGTTCCAAAGGAGCAGCCATGAAGAAAGCCCGCAAAACACTCGCATTAATCGCTCATGACGGCAAAAAAGCCGAAATGATTGCCTTCATCAAAGACAACTTAGAGTTCTTCAAGGGCTTCGATCTGGTGGCAACGGCAACGACCGGGAAACATGTGCAGATGACCGGTCTGAAGGTGAAGCGCTATCTTTCTGGCCCGATCGGTGGCGACGCTCAGATCGCAGCTCTGGTGGCGACAGGGAAATGCCAAGCGGTGATCTTTATGCGCGATCCATTGGGGATGCATCCTCATGATCCTGATATCTCGTCCTTGCTAAGAATTTGTGATGTGCATGATGTGCCGCTCGCGACCAATCCATCCACGGCACAATTGATTGTGAAAGGCCTTGCGAAGAATCTTTTGCAGAAGCTTTAAGGGGAGTGTTCGAAAACTTTCACGGATCGTTCCTGCAAATGCGGCACGATCTTTTGAATCACGAGTTCCTGAAAATGCCGGGTCATGCGATGAGCCTCCACAGCTTCGGCATTCTTGTATTCTTCATAGATTAAAATATTTTGCGGATGATGAGGGTCTTGGTAATAGTCATAGGTCAAGCAGCCAGGTTCAGCGCGTGAGGCCTTTTGCAAATCATTAAGAAACGTGAGAGTCGATGTTAAGGATTCCGCCTGCACAGTCCATCTTGCGACAATGACCACCATAGAGACTCCCGTCTTAAGCGATATGACGTTTTTGAATTCCCGCGCATAAAGCAACGCCTGCAAGAATCACATACCAAAGCACCAACAGCCACAACAACAAGATCGGCAAAGCTGCAAAAGATCCATAGATCTTATTGTAGTTGAACACTTCAACGGTGAGGTAAGCAAAACCTTTGTGAACTGCATAAATACTGACTGAGGCGATGAGCGCACTGATCAGAGCTGCTTTGGTGTGAACTTTCAAGTCGGGGACCAGTTTGTAAATCAAAAACAAAGAGCCGACTAAAACCAAACTGTTGGAAACTCCAACCGGCAGAATTCTGCGCGCGAATTGAAATTGCTCTAAAGAAATAAAACCGACGTAGATGGCCAGGGCGACGGGGATCAAAAGAATCAAAACCCATTGATAGATCAAACGCTTGTAGAACGGGCGGGTGCGGGGGTGTGCCCACACACGATTGATGCCCACTTCCATGTCATGCATCAGCTTTAAGGAGGCAATGAAAAGAAAGATGGCTCCGGTGGTCCCTAGTTTTCCCGCATTGATGTTTTTGATAAAAATACGAATGAATTTTGTGACATCGCTGCCAGCTGCCTCACGCAAATAGATCAGCAGGAAACCTTCGACTTTTGGATAGAGGGCTTCAAGGCCACCAATGGACTGGAAAGTCGCAAGTACGACGGCTAAGAAGGGGACCATGCCCAAGATCGTAGAAAAAGACAAAGACGCCGCGACAAGTTGCAATTCACCATCGCGCATTTGTTGGGCGGTGTTTTTAAGCACCTGCCAGAGTTTGGATCCTAAATCTTTTCTAAAAAGGGCATTCATGCTTCGAAACTAGCATGAATGCTTCAAGGTTACAGCCAGAATCTCTTTTGAACGGCGAAATCATGACCGCTTCTTTCGATCAAAGCAGCGTCGCAGTAAGGATCATGCTCGAAGAAGAGGTACCAGTGCCCATCAGCTGCCTGGCCAAGATACTTCTGTTTTTCTTCCATCAAAACCACCGGCTGCAAGTCGTAACCCATCAGCCAAGGGATTTTCACGTGAGTCGAAGTTGGAACGACGTCACCACAGTAAAGCAAAGTCGTCGTACCATCGGAAACTTTGATCATCATCTGCTGATTCGTATGACCATCCGAGGTGAAGGCAGAAAGTCCTGGCAGGAAGTTCTCCTGATTGCCTTCCAGCAAATTCAAAACGCCGGCGTCCAGCAAAGGTTGGAAGTTCGCAGGATAATAGCTTGCCCGCTCCCGTAAATTAGGATGGCTGGCCGTTTCCAGATTTCCTTTTTGTGCCCAATACTTGGCATTTGGGAAAGTCGGCACCAACTTGCCGTCGCGCTCTGTGGTTCCACCGCCGGCATGGTCAAAGTGGAAGTGAGTCAACACCACATGATGGATATCTTCGGGGTTTAAGCCGTGCGCTTTTAAAGACTTCAGAAGGGATGGGCCGTTGTCGTCGATGTTGTACATCTCTTTAAATTTCGGCCCTAGTTTTTCGCCGTACTTGGCGACAAAGTCACCGCCGTTGCCGGTGTCGATGAGGATGTTGTTGCCTGGTGATTTAAGAAGCAAAGCGCGGGCTTCCATCTTGATGCGGTTTTTTTCGTCGGCGGGATTTGATTTTTCCCACAAAATTTTTGGGACCGTACCAAACATCGCACCGCCGTCCAGACCAAATATTCCCGTGGGAATCGGGCAGAGTTCGTAGGTGCCAATGTTGAGATGTTTGCTTTCATTATTGGATGTCATTGCGAGTCTCCTCCGAGGCAGCGTTCGTTTATTCCACTTTTTCTAGAGTCGTAGGCTCTGTTTTTTCTGGAGCCGCAGTCTCTTCTGTAACAGGGAAGGCATCTGGATTGATAGTTAGAACCCAGCTCTTATAGGCAGTATAAACCTGTTGAATCGGAGCCGGGGGATGTACCGGACCAACGTGCAATACGAGTTTGCCCGGTTTGGCAAAAAACTGCCCCTTCGGCCAAAGATCCAAATTGCCTTCAAGATATGTGAACAAAATCGGTGTTTGAGTTTTCTCTGAGAAAATAGAGATCCCGCGTTTGAACTCTTGAACTTTGCCCGTCTGCGAACGAGTGCCCTCAGGGAAAATGATCAACCACATGCGGGGCTGTTCTGTCAGAAGCTTCAAGATCAAGTTCACGGCCTCACCCTTGCGATCTTTACGATCGATCGGAATGGCGCCCAAGCAATGCTGAGAGAAGAATGTGAACAATGGATTTGAGAAGAAATAATCCTTGGCTGCCGCGATATAAACGCTCAACCAATAGCGACGTGGAATCGCTGCTGCAATTGAAGTCGCATCCAAATGGCTCGCGTGATTGCTGATAATGATCAACTTCGGTTGTGTCTTGTAAAGCTCCTTGAAGGGAGTCCCTTTGACTTGCAGGCGGATATAATATTTGAAAGCGATGTTTTTAAGAAAGATCGACCATAAAAAACGCATGCATACGCTGAACAAATCGATATGACGAGTGAACAGCGGCAAATGTTTCAGATAAGTCGGCAGTTTGGTCCACTGCTCGTTTTCGTAATCCCAATCTCTCATAGAATCGCCGTCATCAAGTAATAATAAATTGGAGCGACAAAGATCAAGCGGTCAATGCGATGTAAGAAGTCGCCACGGCCGATGATGAAAGGTCCCACAGTTTTCATACCGGCATCTCGGCGCACGACAGTCATCACGAGATCGCCAACGAAGCCACCAAGACTTGCGACAAGTCCCGCAGACAACCAGTATTTCTCGGAAGCATCTGGCAACAAGAAGCGCATACAGCCCGCAAGGAACAACGTCAGAGCAATTGAAAAGGCGGTACTGCCCACGGAACGACGGGGATTGATGCCTGGGAATAATTTCCAGCCACCGATATAACGTCCCACGGCCAAGTTGGTGTTGTCACAGAACTCTGTCAAAATGATCAAGTACATCACTTGGAACACGCCGTTTGGGAATTTCAAGATCAAACCCAAGTGCATGAAGGACCAGCCCAAAAAGATAAAGGCCAGCAAGGTCAAAGACATATACTGGATCATGCGCTTATAGGAGTTTCTAACCAGCGGCACCAGACAGCTAAAGCCCAAGACGATCATTGGCATCGCATTGTAAATATCCAAACGATTGAAGTAACAAGCGGCGGTGAGACCGATGATGCCCAAATAACAAATCATCACGAAGTTGCTACGATGGAACATCCCCATGATTTGGAAGAAGACTTTTGCGCCGAAGATCGCGATACAAGCCAGCATCACCAACGGCCAAGGCTCTGGAAGGCCCATGATCACAAACATCAAAGGTGCGGCAAATAGCCAGCTTTTTATGCTCGCCCAGGATTGCACGAAGTAATAGTTCTTGTTTCTAAAGAAGAATGTGATCGCACCTGAAACGAAGATGATGGAAAGAACAATAAAAACTGTTTGACGGTAAATATGACTGTCCCAAGCGGTGGGCATTTGCAAAGAGATCGGGAAGTTAAAATTCATGGAGTTTCCTCTTGGATCTTGTACTGAGCCAGTTTTTTATAAAGATTGGATCGTGAGATTTGCAGAAGGCTGGCTGTTGCTTCTGCATCTTTGGTTTGTTGATAGGCGGTGCGAATCACATGTGCCTCGAACTCATCGACCAAGAGATTCAATCCTTTATTGAAATCAATAACAGTATACGAAGGAGCCGTGTTGGAGCCTGCCGCTGGTTTGAGCCACGCTGTTACATCCTCCTCGCGAATAAACGGAAGGGGAGAAGTCAGGCTGAGCTGTTCACACACGCGTTTGAGTTCGCGCACGTTGCCGGGCCAATTGTATTTCTTGAGGGCGGCAAGACCGTCTTCGGTAAAGCTTTTGTTGCGACGAGGGCGTTCTGCCGCCAAGAAATGTTGACCAAGCTCCGCAATGTCTTCAAGGCGCTCACGCAAAGGTGGCAGCTCAATACGCTGTGAAGTCAGACGATACAATAGGTCTTCGCGGAACTCTCCGGCCGCGACCATTTTATCAAGAGGCTTGTTGCTGGCTACGATCACGCGAGTTTTGACGAAGATGCTCTCTTTCGCTCCGACTCGACGAACCTCGCCGGTTTCCAGGAAGCGCAGAAGCTTTGCTTGTTGAACCAATGGCAAAGCTTCGATCTCATCCAAGAAAAGATCTCCGCCGTTTGCAGCTTCAGTCAGACCGACTTTATTTTGATCAGCTCCGGTGAAAGCCCCTTTGACGTGGCCGAACATTTCTGACTCGAACAAGTTGTCGGGGATGCTCGCGACATTGACAGCGATAAAAGGACGTTCGCCTTCCTGCTCATGCAGCAAACGGGCGGCGACTTCTTTGCCGCAACCTGTTTCCCCTTCAATCAAGACAGAATTGCTTTCTCCGCGCAGTTCGGCGATGCGTTTTTTAATTTTATGCGAAGCCGCTGAAGAGCCGACCCAGCGAATGCTATGGCGGTCCGCGTGGGGATCGACGTTGCGCAAATCCCAAAGGGCTTCCATTTTTTCCAAAATCAAAAGAACTTCTTCGGGCATCAATGGCTTTGCCAGGAACTTTTGTGCCCCGGCCTTTAGGCAAGTTTCCATCAAGGTTCTGTTCAGGTCCCCGGACATTGCCACGACATCCAACTGCGGATTGTGTTTCAAAAGTTTGGCGATGACCTCAGGGCCCGCCGCTTTGGTGGTGCCAGGCTCAAGATGCATGTCTACAAAGGCCGCATGATAGAAGCGCTCATACTGAATGGCCTCTAAAGTGTGCGCAGAAAAAAGCTTCCAGTGGGAAGGTACGCTCATCTTCAGGGCCTGATGAATCAAAGGATCATCATCGACGATAAGTAGAGAGAAAGCTCGAGTGTTGCTCATAGGCATCAGAATGGCTCGACCAGAGGCCTTTGACTACTCTTAGTGCGCATCGTCAGTAGTGACGTGGGCAGAAAATTAAGAGTAAACTTGTCAGAATGGAGGCCCAATGAGCGCACCTAGAATTCTTCTCGTAGAAAATATCCATGAAGTCGCAAAAGAAAAGCTGTTAGATGAGGGCTTTAAAGTTGACTTGATCGCTCATGCTCCTTCTGAAGAAGAACTTTTAAAGCTATTGCCTAATTACGATGTCTTGGGAATTCGCTCCAAAACTGAGATCACAAAAAAAGTTCTAGAGAATAACAAACATCTTTTGACCATTGGCTGTTTTTGCATCGGCACAAACCAAGTGGATTTGAAAGTGGCGCGCGAAGAAGGTGTGCCGGTCTTCAATGCTCCTCACTCTAACACGCGTTCTGTGGCAGAGCTTGTTATCGCGGAAATGATTGCCTTGTCCCGTCAGTTGGGCGATCGCAATACCAAAGCTCATGTCGGGGAGTGGGTGAAGTCGGCAGCAGGCTCCAAGGAAGTCCGCGGAAAAACCTTGGGTATCGTCGGTTATGGCCATATCGGCAGCCAAGTAAGTATTTTGGCCGAGTCCATGGGATTGAAAGTAGTGTTCTTTGACGTGTTAAAAAAATTGCCACTTGGAAATGCGGTGGCGATGTCGACCCTGGAAGAACTTTTGAAAGTTTCTGATTTTGTAACTCTGCATGTTCCAGAAACTCCGGAAACCAAAGATATGATGGGGGCGAAGCAGTTCGCTCAAATGAAGAAAGACAGTTATTTGATCAATGCCAGTCGGGGCACAGTGGTGGTCATTGAGGACTTGGTGGCGGCTCTTAAGTCGAAACATATCGCAGGCTGTGCCATCGACGTTTTCCCAGAGGAACCAGCTTCGAATAAGGAAAAGTTTCAATCTCCGCTCCAAGGTGTCTCAAACGTCATCTTAACGCCGCATATCGGGGGAAGCACGGAAGAGGCACAATACGCGATTGGTATGGAAGTGGCTGAAAGCTTCCGTCGCTATTTAAAAATTGGTTCTTCATCAGGCGCAGTAAACTTCCCCAATGTTGACCTTCCGGTCAAACATGGAACATCCCGTTTGCTGAATGTGCATAAAAATCAACCTGGTGTTCTGGGAGAGATCAATAGCATTATTTCACGTGCCGGAGCCAATATCGAAGGTCAATTCTTGTCGACAGATGAGCGTATCGGTTACCTCGTGATGGACGTCCATTCCTCTCATGCGCAGAGCCTGGCAGAGGAGATTGAGAAGCTTCCGCGTTCTATTCGCACAAGAGTTGTCTACTAAGTTGACATTTATTAACAATCGAAAATTGAAGGTAGATTATTTTCAGGGTCATTGTGACCCTGTTCCTTCTATGTTAAATCCTCTTTGATTAAAAATCCGGAGGACTCATGAAATCACTTATCGCCGCTTTAGTTCTAGTTGCCAGCCCTGCATTCGCTGCTTATTCAAGCAGCCCTAATGAACCAGAACTTCAATATCTTTCCTGGTGTGAAAACAACACTGTGATGGGTGCAGATGCACAAGGCAATGTCCATGTTCGTTACACTTGCAACGAACAACAAACTTGCCAAACTATGTCCCGCTACCAAATTGGTCGTGTGATCGTTATCGGTACTTGCGTAGACAACAGCAAATAGTTTTTAACGAAGTTTAATTATTGATAGACCCACAGTTTGAAACTGTGGGTTTTTTT
Coding sequences within:
- a CDS encoding phosphatidate cytidylyltransferase encodes the protein MNFNFPISLQMPTAWDSHIYRQTVFIVLSIIFVSGAITFFFRNKNYYFVQSWASIKSWLFAAPLMFVIMGLPEPWPLVMLACIAIFGAKVFFQIMGMFHRSNFVMICYLGIIGLTAACYFNRLDIYNAMPMIVLGFSCLVPLVRNSYKRMIQYMSLTLLAFIFLGWSFMHLGLILKFPNGVFQVMYLIILTEFCDNTNLAVGRYIGGWKLFPGINPRRSVGSTAFSIALTLFLAGCMRFLLPDASEKYWLSAGLVASLGGFVGDLVMTVVRRDAGMKTVGPFIIGRGDFLHRIDRLIFVAPIYYYLMTAIL
- a CDS encoding lysophospholipid acyltransferase family protein, with amino-acid sequence MRDWDYENEQWTKLPTYLKHLPLFTRHIDLFSVCMRFLWSIFLKNIAFKYYIRLQVKGTPFKELYKTQPKLIIISNHASHLDATSIAAAIPRRYWLSVYIAAAKDYFFSNPLFTFFSQHCLGAIPIDRKDRKGEAVNLILKLLTEQPRMWLIIFPEGTRSQTGKVQEFKRGISIFSEKTQTPILFTYLEGNLDLWPKGQFFAKPGKLVLHVGPVHPPAPIQQVYTAYKSWVLTINPDAFPVTEETAAPEKTEPTTLEKVE
- a CDS encoding methylglyoxal synthase, producing MLSVRSKGAAMKKARKTLALIAHDGKKAEMIAFIKDNLEFFKGFDLVATATTGKHVQMTGLKVKRYLSGPIGGDAQIAALVATGKCQAVIFMRDPLGMHPHDPDISSLLRICDVHDVPLATNPSTAQLIVKGLAKNLLQKL
- a CDS encoding sigma-54-dependent transcriptional regulator — protein: MSNTRAFSLLIVDDDPLIHQALKMSVPSHWKLFSAHTLEAIQYERFYHAAFVDMHLEPGTTKAAGPEVIAKLLKHNPQLDVVAMSGDLNRTLMETCLKAGAQKFLAKPLMPEEVLLILEKMEALWDLRNVDPHADRHSIRWVGSSAASHKIKKRIAELRGESNSVLIEGETGCGKEVAARLLHEQEGERPFIAVNVASIPDNLFESEMFGHVKGAFTGADQNKVGLTEAANGGDLFLDEIEALPLVQQAKLLRFLETGEVRRVGAKESIFVKTRVIVASNKPLDKMVAAGEFREDLLYRLTSQRIELPPLRERLEDIAELGQHFLAAERPRRNKSFTEDGLAALKKYNWPGNVRELKRVCEQLSLTSPLPFIREEDVTAWLKPAAGSNTAPSYTVIDFNKGLNLLVDEFEAHVIRTAYQQTKDAEATASLLQISRSNLYKKLAQYKIQEETP
- a CDS encoding GNAT family N-acetyltransferase, with amino-acid sequence MPLYEIVNPNFTDYEFLRNVHHITLRPHVEKIWGWEETRQDGFFKEDFESGQIQVLRAFNQSVGYLQLNEENGTLFIVNILILPEFQGRKLGSSIIKDLIAKYGAKGVAIKLGVFKVNTRAKCLYESLGFEIDGETETHFLMSLLSA
- a CDS encoding MBL fold metallo-hydrolase translates to MTSNNESKHLNIGTYELCPIPTGIFGLDGGAMFGTVPKILWEKSNPADEKNRIKMEARALLLKSPGNNILIDTGNGGDFVAKYGEKLGPKFKEMYNIDDNGPSLLKSLKAHGLNPEDIHHVVLTHFHFDHAGGGTTERDGKLVPTFPNAKYWAQKGNLETASHPNLRERASYYPANFQPLLDAGVLNLLEGNQENFLPGLSAFTSDGHTNQQMMIKVSDGTTTLLYCGDVVPTSTHVKIPWLMGYDLQPVVLMEEKQKYLGQAADGHWYLFFEHDPYCDAALIERSGHDFAVQKRFWL
- a CDS encoding DUF4423 domain-containing protein, translating into METKQSYHINYLNSELGRRIKKNPHYSLRSFARDLSITSSWLSEVLNGKKGMSIEKAQSLCYDMGLSSVESKLFQLSVRAAHARSDKDRAAAREELKKFKAGKSSLQRMSNDDFQPLSEWYYLALLELTELPECQHTEEWFAKKLQLPLRLVSSALKLLVDKGHLHLEDGAYIATHAESSTLFDVPSEAIKNYHRQVMTVASKALQEQPVQQRDFLNMTLAFEADRAEEAQKVLRKFQQDFARQFYPQDSNNKNSIYQLSIQFFRLDKKGD
- a CDS encoding YihY/virulence factor BrkB family protein, giving the protein MNALFRKDLGSKLWQVLKNTAQQMRDGELQLVAASLSFSTILGMVPFLAVVLATFQSIGGLEALYPKVEGFLLIYLREAAGSDVTKFIRIFIKNINAGKLGTTGAIFLFIASLKLMHDMEVGINRVWAHPRTRPFYKRLIYQWVLILLIPVALAIYVGFISLEQFQFARRILPVGVSNSLVLVGSLFLIYKLVPDLKVHTKAALISALIASVSIYAVHKGFAYLTVEVFNYNKIYGSFAALPILLLWLLVLWYVILAGVALCAGIQKRHIA
- the serA gene encoding phosphoglycerate dehydrogenase, with protein sequence MSAPRILLVENIHEVAKEKLLDEGFKVDLIAHAPSEEELLKLLPNYDVLGIRSKTEITKKVLENNKHLLTIGCFCIGTNQVDLKVAREEGVPVFNAPHSNTRSVAELVIAEMIALSRQLGDRNTKAHVGEWVKSAAGSKEVRGKTLGIVGYGHIGSQVSILAESMGLKVVFFDVLKKLPLGNAVAMSTLEELLKVSDFVTLHVPETPETKDMMGAKQFAQMKKDSYLINASRGTVVVIEDLVAALKSKHIAGCAIDVFPEEPASNKEKFQSPLQGVSNVILTPHIGGSTEEAQYAIGMEVAESFRRYLKIGSSSGAVNFPNVDLPVKHGTSRLLNVHKNQPGVLGEINSIISRAGANIEGQFLSTDERIGYLVMDVHSSHAQSLAEEIEKLPRSIRTRVVY
- a CDS encoding putative quinol monooxygenase — translated: MVVIVARWTVQAESLTSTLTFLNDLQKASRAEPGCLTYDYYQDPHHPQNILIYEEYKNAEAVEAHRMTRHFQELVIQKIVPHLQERSVKVFEHSP